Proteins found in one Lachancea thermotolerans CBS 6340 chromosome C complete sequence genomic segment:
- a CDS encoding KLTH0C10450p (conserved hypothetical protein): MTSDKKVSKAIPITLLSGFLGSGKTTLLEKILTTNHGFKIAVIINDMSELNIDSSLVQAHNVCQKEEKLIELQNGCICCTLRGDLLEELVGIGERGEFDYIVIESTGIAEPMQVAETFSVEFSDILLETPGGIPENEEKLLRKVSDMGGLQAIAKLDTCVTVIDALNFLSNIQTTEFLADRWGENGQGEAERTITDLMVDQIEFSDVIIVNKKSMVSKKKLKEIKKMVKILNPVAKVIATDYCNVPLSSILDTKLHDFEKASLSAGWLQSINEMTVRDGFGNKGSSVLTPKPETEEYGVNNFVYRRRRPFHPERLYDLIRDKFFVIEQAGAAGMDEEEEDDEEESEEQSSESEADSEMEAEVDEGARDGEEKEEEEGEEYTEEEINKNRANSPFGKLLRSKGFFWLATRFVVRGEWSSAGPMLTLNGGLPWFAVSGLEDVPEEALELVKKDYEGEFGDRRNELVFIGLDINEKLLSEALDSCLLTDKEYKRFKNITSKHNALVADEKLSKVWDDGFEDWIIMGAGDEEEEDREQEEEQEEEEEEEGKERSQKSVPMEISTSKGISV; the protein is encoded by the coding sequence ATGACGTCGGACAAAAAAGTCTCAAAAGCGATTCCAATCACCCTGCTCTCGGGATTTCTGGGTTCAGGCAAAACCACACTGCTGGAGAAGATTTTGACGACTAACCatggtttcaaaattgcCGTGATCATCAACGACATGTCGGAGTTGAACATAGACTCGTCACTAGTTCAGGCTCACAACGTctgtcaaaaagaagaaaaactcATTGAACTGCAGAACGGCTGTATTTGTTGCACCCTTCGTGGTGACttgctcgaagagcttgtaGGCATTGGGGAGCGTGGCGAGTTTGACTACATTGTGATCGAGTCGACTGGTATCGCAGAGCCAATGCAAGTGGCAGAGACGTTCTCTGTCGAGTTTTCTGATATTTTGCTAGAAACGCCAGGTGGTATCCCGGAAAACGAGGAAAAGCTACTGAGAAAGGTTTCTGATATGGGTGGACTTCAAGCAATAGCCAAGCTCGATACATGCGTTACCGTCATTGACGcattgaactttttgtccAACATACAAACTACCGAGTTCCTTGCAGACCGGTGGGGCGAAAACGGACAGGGTGAGGCTGAGCGTACCATCACAGATTTGATGGTTGACCAAATTGAGTTCTCCGACGTTATTattgtcaacaagaagtccatggtttcaaaaaagaagttgaaggagatcaagaagatggTCAAGATTCTCAATCCTGTGGCTAAGGTTATTGCTACTGACTACTGCAATGTGCCCCTAAGCTCTATTCTTGATACGAAGCTCCATGACTTCGAGAAGGCCTCATTATCCGCCGGGTGGCTGCAAAGCATCAATGAGATGACTGTGAGGGACGGCTTCGGAAACAAAGGTAGCAGCGTGCTAACTCCAAAACCTGAGACGGAAGAGTATGGTGTCAACAACTTTGTCTACCGCAGAAGAAGGCCTTTTCATCCAGAAAGGCTTTACGATCTTATTAGAGATAAATTCTTCGTTATAGAGCAGGCCGGTGCTGCTGGCatggacgaagaagaggaagacgatgaggaagaaTCCGAAGAGCAGAGCTCAGAGTCCGAGGCAGACTCAGAAATGGAAGCAGAGGTTGATGAAGGCGCCCGTGACggcgaagaaaaagaggaggaagaaggagaagaatACACTGAAGAGGAAATTAACAAGAACAGGGCTAACTCACCTTTCGGAAAACTTCTGCGCTCCAAAGGTTTCTTCTGGCTAGCAACAAGATTCGTAGTCCGGGGAGAGTGGTCAAGCGCGGGTCCGATGTTAACTTTGAATGGTGGACTGCCATGGTTTGCGGTCTCTGGCCTTGAAGATGTccctgaagaagctttggaaCTTGTAAAGAAGGACTATGAAGGTGAGTTTGGCGACCGCCGCAATGAGTTGGTCTTTATTGGCTTGGATATCAATGAGAAGCTACTCAGCGAGGCGCTGGACTCCTGCCTCTTGACTGATAAAGAGTATAAGCGgttcaaaaacattacTAGCAAGCACAATGCTTTGGTTGCAGATGAGAAGCtgtcaaaagtttgggatGACGGTTTCGAAGACTGGATAATAATGGGAGCaggcgatgaagaagaggaagatagagaacaagaagaggagcaagaagaggaagaagaggaagaaggaaaagagaGGTCTCAAAAGTCGGTACCTATGGAGATTTCCACTTCCAAAGGTATTTCGGTCTAA